The following coding sequences are from one Portunus trituberculatus isolate SZX2019 chromosome 32, ASM1759143v1, whole genome shotgun sequence window:
- the LOC123512024 gene encoding zinc finger protein 358-like isoform X5, which translates to MDPVTARGLPCPVLEDATVKVKPSEVPERATVKTEPIEVPEDATVKMEPCEVPSSCGSPPVATKNESAYLASLHEYSPFSLSSGFQQDQYCAIQPVLVALPRGQQNEATERSEQDKVTPSSLEEAAVASCSRDHTYPVTAQPRPATAFALPAHYRCSTCSKVFPRGRRHRYLSHVRTHTGERPYQCPSCGRTFGRRDHLQVHFRLHTGERPFQCSTCSAAFTHKVSLRNHKCPIPQESGVAGQDLDSSPNPVTQSIPTVTPSSPVSIPSIPAVTRSSPVSSTSSIPTVISSNPASITTFISAITPSSPPSFTSSIPAVTPSSLASVIPSSGVVTPPPVATPLPVSPLSRSFALQTDPFTSQPPSADPLPRTSPHSTSVTPQLEKLSKATATRSPATPPPDSPHPGDTDDSGKAGHISIPSPLPVNQEVSSPSSPEAGHPDPSYLLDVPGKSLEEGTSCGVATESMAWRGVPLPSWWEKSGSLPLRLRPNKFPRV; encoded by the exons atg GACCCTGTCACAGCGAGGGGCCTCCCGTGCCCTGTGCTAGAGGATGCCACTGTCAAGGTGAAACCAAGTGAAGTGCCGGAGCGTGCTACTGTCAAGACCGAGCCAATTGAAGTGCCAGAGGATGCCACTGTCAAGATGGAGCCATGTGAAGTGCCGTCCAGTTGTGGCTCTCCGCCGGTTGCCACAAAGAATGAATCTGCATACCTTGCAAGCTTGCATGagtactctcccttctccctctccagcGGATTCCAGCAAGACCAGTACTGCGCCATTCAGCCCGTGTTGGTGGCCCTGCCCCGCGGCCAGCAGAATGAGGCCACCGAACGCTCAGAGCAAGACAAAGTCACCCCCAGTTCCTTAGAGGAGGCGGCTGTTGCGTCATGTTCTAGAGACCATACGTATCCGGTCACCGCCCAGCCACGCCCCGCTACCGCCTTCGCCTTACCCGCCCATTACCGCTGCAGCACCTGTAGTAAAGTGTTTCCCCGGGGTCGGCGGCACCGTTACCTGTCCCACGTGCGAACCCATACTGGAGAACGGCCCTATCAGTGTCCCTCCTGTGGCCGCACCTTCGGGAGGCGGGACCATCTACAAGTGCACTTCAGGCTGCACACAGGTGAACGGCCCTTTCAGTGTTCAACCTGCAGTGCTGCCTTCACCCACAAGGTGTCACTCAGAAACCACAAGTGCCCCATCCCTCAGGAAAGCGGCGTGGCTGGCCAAGACCTCGACTCCAGCCCAAACCCTGTCACTCAATCCATCCCTACCGTCACCCCGTCCAGCCCTGTCTCCATTCCATCCATCCCTGCCGTCACCCGATCCAGTCCTGTCTCCTCTACTTCATCCATCCCTACCGTTATCTCATCCAACCCAGCCTCTATCACCACATTCATCTCTGCCATCACCCCTTCCAGCCCACCCTCTTTCACTTCATCCATCCCTGCTGTCACTCCGTCCAGCCTAGCCTCAGTCATTCCATCCAGCGGTGTTGTTACCCCACCTCCTGTCGCCACCCCTCTTCCTGTCTCGCCGCTTTCCCGTTCCTTTGCGTTACAGACAGACCCCTTCACTTCCCAGCCTCCCTCCGCTGATCCCCTACCGCGAACAAGTCCACATTCTACGTCTGTCACGCCGCAGCTAGAGAAACTGTCTAAAGCTACCGCCACTCGGTCCCCAGCAACGCCTCCCCCGGACTCGCCCCATCCTGGCGACACTGATGATTCGGGGAAGGCTGGGCacatttccattccttcccctctccccgtcAACCAGGAAGTTTCTTCGCCGAGTTCCCCTGAAGCTGGCCATCCAGACCCATCATATCTCCTGGACGTTCCTGGAAAGAGTCTGGAAGAGGGAACGTCATGCGGAGTGGCGACGGAGAGCATGGCTTGGCGGGGGGTGCCTCTCCCCTCCTGGTGGGAAAAGTCTGGGTCCCTACCACTGAGACTCAGACCCAATAAATTTCCccgagtatga
- the LOC123512024 gene encoding mucin-5AC-like isoform X2, with protein sequence MTLIWCTLGAARGPAGSGRMEAERFLLKWNNHQTNLVTVFDQLYEQEAFTDVTLACDGRTFAAHKVILSACSPYFQALFLGNPCKHPIIFMRDVRAGDMEALLSFMYRGEINVHQHDLSSFLRTAESLQIKGLSDSSERHKETSKILEAMERKFCSSGMQQAQQQQQPQPALNACTPVVGAALGGALVPTVGAGDSPPPAAKKFKSLEDLPRILPKMKPLATPPGLVTPVPGLLTPITLAATVMKNAAHAAHAAQNARVSPPTPETTNSSPTTDASTPPKDRKKVTHTVIEVDRGQEDCKTTFIEGYISGDSPHPVYLVSSVGGVAAATSGNSTPSHEVKVEEEDPLDETNSFSDDPTSGLGDNDDSSMDPVTARGLPCPVLEDATVKVKPSEVPERATVKTEPIEVPEDATVKMEPCEVPSSCGSPPVATKNESAYLASLHEYSPFSLSSGFQQDQYCAIQPVLVALPRGQQNEATERSEQDKVTPSSLEEAAVASCSRDHTYPVTAQPRPATAFALPAHYRCSTCSKVFPRGRRHRYLSHVRTHTGERPYQCPSCGRTFGRRDHLQVHFRLHTGERPFQCSTCSAAFTHKVSLRNHKCPIPQESGVAGQDLDSSPNPVTQSIPTVTPSSPVSIPSIPAVTRSSPVSSTSSIPTVISSNPASITTFISAITPSSPPSFTSSIPAVTPSSLASVIPSSGVVTPPPVATPLPVSPLSRSFALQTDPFTSQPPSADPLPRTSPHSTSVTPQLEKLSKATATRSPATPPPDSPHPGDTDDSGKAGHISIPSPLPVNQEVSSPSSPEAGHPDPSYLLDVPGKSLEEGTSCGVATESMAWRGVPLPSWWEKSGSLPLRLRPNKFPRV encoded by the exons ATGACGCTCATTTGGTGCACATTGg GAGCAGCGCGGGGCCCGGCGGGTAGCGGCAGGATGGAGGCGGAACGGTTCCTGCTCAAGTGGAACAACCACCAGACCAACCTGGTGACGGTGTTCGACCAGCTGTACGAACAGGAGGCCTTCACGGACGTCACCCTCGCCTGTGATGGGCGTACCTTCGCTGCCCACAAGGTGATCCTGTCGGCGTGCAGCCCTTACTTCCAGGCGCTGTTCCTCGGCAATCCCTGCAAGCACCCTATCATCTTCATGCGGGACGTGCGTGCCGGCGACATGGAGGCGCTGCTCAGCTTCATGTACCGCGGCGAGATCAACGTGCACCAGCATGACCTGTCCTCCTTCCTGCGCACCGCCGAGAGTCTGCAGATCAAGGGTCTGTCAGACTCCTCAGAGAGACACAAGGAGACCTCCAAGATCCTGGAGGCCATGGAGAGAAAGTTCTGTTCCTCCGGCATGCAGcaggcgcagcagcagcagcagccacaacCTGCGCTCAACGCATGCACCCCAGTGGTGGGCGCCGCCCTTGGGGGCGCGCTGGTGCCCACCGTCGGGGCCGGCGACTCTCCGCCGCCAGCCGCTAAGAAATTCAAGTCCCTGGAGGACCTGCCTCGCATCCTGCCCAAGATGAAGCCGCTGGCCACGCCCCCCGGCCTGGTGACGCCTGTGCCTGGTTTGCTTACACCCATTACCCTCGCCGCCACCGTCATGAAGAACGCTGCGCATGCCGCCCACGCCGCCCAAAACGCTCGCGTCAGTCCGCCCACGCCCGAGACCACCAACTCCTCACCCACCACCGACGCCTCAACGCCCCCGAAAGACCGCAAGAAG GTGACTCACACAGTCATCGAGGTGGACAGAGGACAGGAGGACTGCAAAACTACCTTCATT GAAGGATACATAAGCGGGGACTCGCCTCACCCCGTCTACCTGGTGTCTAGCGTCGGGGGAGTCGCTGCTGCCACTTCAGGGAACTCTACGCCGTCCCacgaggtgaaggtggaggaagaggacccgCTCGACGAAACCAACTCCTTCTCAGATGATCCCACCTCAGGACTCGGGGACAATGATGACAGCTccatg GACCCTGTCACAGCGAGGGGCCTCCCGTGCCCTGTGCTAGAGGATGCCACTGTCAAGGTGAAACCAAGTGAAGTGCCGGAGCGTGCTACTGTCAAGACCGAGCCAATTGAAGTGCCAGAGGATGCCACTGTCAAGATGGAGCCATGTGAAGTGCCGTCCAGTTGTGGCTCTCCGCCGGTTGCCACAAAGAATGAATCTGCATACCTTGCAAGCTTGCATGagtactctcccttctccctctccagcGGATTCCAGCAAGACCAGTACTGCGCCATTCAGCCCGTGTTGGTGGCCCTGCCCCGCGGCCAGCAGAATGAGGCCACCGAACGCTCAGAGCAAGACAAAGTCACCCCCAGTTCCTTAGAGGAGGCGGCTGTTGCGTCATGTTCTAGAGACCATACGTATCCGGTCACCGCCCAGCCACGCCCCGCTACCGCCTTCGCCTTACCCGCCCATTACCGCTGCAGCACCTGTAGTAAAGTGTTTCCCCGGGGTCGGCGGCACCGTTACCTGTCCCACGTGCGAACCCATACTGGAGAACGGCCCTATCAGTGTCCCTCCTGTGGCCGCACCTTCGGGAGGCGGGACCATCTACAAGTGCACTTCAGGCTGCACACAGGTGAACGGCCCTTTCAGTGTTCAACCTGCAGTGCTGCCTTCACCCACAAGGTGTCACTCAGAAACCACAAGTGCCCCATCCCTCAGGAAAGCGGCGTGGCTGGCCAAGACCTCGACTCCAGCCCAAACCCTGTCACTCAATCCATCCCTACCGTCACCCCGTCCAGCCCTGTCTCCATTCCATCCATCCCTGCCGTCACCCGATCCAGTCCTGTCTCCTCTACTTCATCCATCCCTACCGTTATCTCATCCAACCCAGCCTCTATCACCACATTCATCTCTGCCATCACCCCTTCCAGCCCACCCTCTTTCACTTCATCCATCCCTGCTGTCACTCCGTCCAGCCTAGCCTCAGTCATTCCATCCAGCGGTGTTGTTACCCCACCTCCTGTCGCCACCCCTCTTCCTGTCTCGCCGCTTTCCCGTTCCTTTGCGTTACAGACAGACCCCTTCACTTCCCAGCCTCCCTCCGCTGATCCCCTACCGCGAACAAGTCCACATTCTACGTCTGTCACGCCGCAGCTAGAGAAACTGTCTAAAGCTACCGCCACTCGGTCCCCAGCAACGCCTCCCCCGGACTCGCCCCATCCTGGCGACACTGATGATTCGGGGAAGGCTGGGCacatttccattccttcccctctccccgtcAACCAGGAAGTTTCTTCGCCGAGTTCCCCTGAAGCTGGCCATCCAGACCCATCATATCTCCTGGACGTTCCTGGAAAGAGTCTGGAAGAGGGAACGTCATGCGGAGTGGCGACGGAGAGCATGGCTTGGCGGGGGGTGCCTCTCCCCTCCTGGTGGGAAAAGTCTGGGTCCCTACCACTGAGACTCAGACCCAATAAATTTCCccgagtatga
- the LOC123512024 gene encoding mucin-5AC-like isoform X1 — protein MRLQVFLEEEEKCDQRAARGPAGSGRMEAERFLLKWNNHQTNLVTVFDQLYEQEAFTDVTLACDGRTFAAHKVILSACSPYFQALFLGNPCKHPIIFMRDVRAGDMEALLSFMYRGEINVHQHDLSSFLRTAESLQIKGLSDSSERHKETSKILEAMERKFCSSGMQQAQQQQQPQPALNACTPVVGAALGGALVPTVGAGDSPPPAAKKFKSLEDLPRILPKMKPLATPPGLVTPVPGLLTPITLAATVMKNAAHAAHAAQNARVSPPTPETTNSSPTTDASTPPKDRKKVTHTVIEVDRGQEDCKTTFIEGYISGDSPHPVYLVSSVGGVAAATSGNSTPSHEVKVEEEDPLDETNSFSDDPTSGLGDNDDSSMDPVTARGLPCPVLEDATVKVKPSEVPERATVKTEPIEVPEDATVKMEPCEVPSSCGSPPVATKNESAYLASLHEYSPFSLSSGFQQDQYCAIQPVLVALPRGQQNEATERSEQDKVTPSSLEEAAVASCSRDHTYPVTAQPRPATAFALPAHYRCSTCSKVFPRGRRHRYLSHVRTHTGERPYQCPSCGRTFGRRDHLQVHFRLHTGERPFQCSTCSAAFTHKVSLRNHKCPIPQESGVAGQDLDSSPNPVTQSIPTVTPSSPVSIPSIPAVTRSSPVSSTSSIPTVISSNPASITTFISAITPSSPPSFTSSIPAVTPSSLASVIPSSGVVTPPPVATPLPVSPLSRSFALQTDPFTSQPPSADPLPRTSPHSTSVTPQLEKLSKATATRSPATPPPDSPHPGDTDDSGKAGHISIPSPLPVNQEVSSPSSPEAGHPDPSYLLDVPGKSLEEGTSCGVATESMAWRGVPLPSWWEKSGSLPLRLRPNKFPRV, from the exons ATGAGGCTGCAGGtcttcctggaggaggaggagaagtgtgaTCAAA GAGCAGCGCGGGGCCCGGCGGGTAGCGGCAGGATGGAGGCGGAACGGTTCCTGCTCAAGTGGAACAACCACCAGACCAACCTGGTGACGGTGTTCGACCAGCTGTACGAACAGGAGGCCTTCACGGACGTCACCCTCGCCTGTGATGGGCGTACCTTCGCTGCCCACAAGGTGATCCTGTCGGCGTGCAGCCCTTACTTCCAGGCGCTGTTCCTCGGCAATCCCTGCAAGCACCCTATCATCTTCATGCGGGACGTGCGTGCCGGCGACATGGAGGCGCTGCTCAGCTTCATGTACCGCGGCGAGATCAACGTGCACCAGCATGACCTGTCCTCCTTCCTGCGCACCGCCGAGAGTCTGCAGATCAAGGGTCTGTCAGACTCCTCAGAGAGACACAAGGAGACCTCCAAGATCCTGGAGGCCATGGAGAGAAAGTTCTGTTCCTCCGGCATGCAGcaggcgcagcagcagcagcagccacaacCTGCGCTCAACGCATGCACCCCAGTGGTGGGCGCCGCCCTTGGGGGCGCGCTGGTGCCCACCGTCGGGGCCGGCGACTCTCCGCCGCCAGCCGCTAAGAAATTCAAGTCCCTGGAGGACCTGCCTCGCATCCTGCCCAAGATGAAGCCGCTGGCCACGCCCCCCGGCCTGGTGACGCCTGTGCCTGGTTTGCTTACACCCATTACCCTCGCCGCCACCGTCATGAAGAACGCTGCGCATGCCGCCCACGCCGCCCAAAACGCTCGCGTCAGTCCGCCCACGCCCGAGACCACCAACTCCTCACCCACCACCGACGCCTCAACGCCCCCGAAAGACCGCAAGAAG GTGACTCACACAGTCATCGAGGTGGACAGAGGACAGGAGGACTGCAAAACTACCTTCATT GAAGGATACATAAGCGGGGACTCGCCTCACCCCGTCTACCTGGTGTCTAGCGTCGGGGGAGTCGCTGCTGCCACTTCAGGGAACTCTACGCCGTCCCacgaggtgaaggtggaggaagaggacccgCTCGACGAAACCAACTCCTTCTCAGATGATCCCACCTCAGGACTCGGGGACAATGATGACAGCTccatg GACCCTGTCACAGCGAGGGGCCTCCCGTGCCCTGTGCTAGAGGATGCCACTGTCAAGGTGAAACCAAGTGAAGTGCCGGAGCGTGCTACTGTCAAGACCGAGCCAATTGAAGTGCCAGAGGATGCCACTGTCAAGATGGAGCCATGTGAAGTGCCGTCCAGTTGTGGCTCTCCGCCGGTTGCCACAAAGAATGAATCTGCATACCTTGCAAGCTTGCATGagtactctcccttctccctctccagcGGATTCCAGCAAGACCAGTACTGCGCCATTCAGCCCGTGTTGGTGGCCCTGCCCCGCGGCCAGCAGAATGAGGCCACCGAACGCTCAGAGCAAGACAAAGTCACCCCCAGTTCCTTAGAGGAGGCGGCTGTTGCGTCATGTTCTAGAGACCATACGTATCCGGTCACCGCCCAGCCACGCCCCGCTACCGCCTTCGCCTTACCCGCCCATTACCGCTGCAGCACCTGTAGTAAAGTGTTTCCCCGGGGTCGGCGGCACCGTTACCTGTCCCACGTGCGAACCCATACTGGAGAACGGCCCTATCAGTGTCCCTCCTGTGGCCGCACCTTCGGGAGGCGGGACCATCTACAAGTGCACTTCAGGCTGCACACAGGTGAACGGCCCTTTCAGTGTTCAACCTGCAGTGCTGCCTTCACCCACAAGGTGTCACTCAGAAACCACAAGTGCCCCATCCCTCAGGAAAGCGGCGTGGCTGGCCAAGACCTCGACTCCAGCCCAAACCCTGTCACTCAATCCATCCCTACCGTCACCCCGTCCAGCCCTGTCTCCATTCCATCCATCCCTGCCGTCACCCGATCCAGTCCTGTCTCCTCTACTTCATCCATCCCTACCGTTATCTCATCCAACCCAGCCTCTATCACCACATTCATCTCTGCCATCACCCCTTCCAGCCCACCCTCTTTCACTTCATCCATCCCTGCTGTCACTCCGTCCAGCCTAGCCTCAGTCATTCCATCCAGCGGTGTTGTTACCCCACCTCCTGTCGCCACCCCTCTTCCTGTCTCGCCGCTTTCCCGTTCCTTTGCGTTACAGACAGACCCCTTCACTTCCCAGCCTCCCTCCGCTGATCCCCTACCGCGAACAAGTCCACATTCTACGTCTGTCACGCCGCAGCTAGAGAAACTGTCTAAAGCTACCGCCACTCGGTCCCCAGCAACGCCTCCCCCGGACTCGCCCCATCCTGGCGACACTGATGATTCGGGGAAGGCTGGGCacatttccattccttcccctctccccgtcAACCAGGAAGTTTCTTCGCCGAGTTCCCCTGAAGCTGGCCATCCAGACCCATCATATCTCCTGGACGTTCCTGGAAAGAGTCTGGAAGAGGGAACGTCATGCGGAGTGGCGACGGAGAGCATGGCTTGGCGGGGGGTGCCTCTCCCCTCCTGGTGGGAAAAGTCTGGGTCCCTACCACTGAGACTCAGACCCAATAAATTTCCccgagtatga
- the LOC123512024 gene encoding mucin-5AC-like isoform X4: protein MEAERFLLKWNNHQTNLVTVFDQLYEQEAFTDVTLACDGRTFAAHKVILSACSPYFQALFLGNPCKHPIIFMRDVRAGDMEALLSFMYRGEINVHQHDLSSFLRTAESLQIKGLSDSSERHKETSKILEAMERKFCSSGMQQAQQQQQPQPALNACTPVVGAALGGALVPTVGAGDSPPPAAKKFKSLEDLPRILPKMKPLATPPGLVTPVPGLLTPITLAATVMKNAAHAAHAAQNARVSPPTPETTNSSPTTDASTPPKDRKKVTHTVIEVDRGQEDCKTTFIEGYISGDSPHPVYLVSSVGGVAAATSGNSTPSHEVKVEEEDPLDETNSFSDDPTSGLGDNDDSSMDPVTARGLPCPVLEDATVKVKPSEVPERATVKTEPIEVPEDATVKMEPCEVPSSCGSPPVATKNESAYLASLHEYSPFSLSSGFQQDQYCAIQPVLVALPRGQQNEATERSEQDKVTPSSLEEAAVASCSRDHTYPVTAQPRPATAFALPAHYRCSTCSKVFPRGRRHRYLSHVRTHTGERPYQCPSCGRTFGRRDHLQVHFRLHTGERPFQCSTCSAAFTHKVSLRNHKCPIPQESGVAGQDLDSSPNPVTQSIPTVTPSSPVSIPSIPAVTRSSPVSSTSSIPTVISSNPASITTFISAITPSSPPSFTSSIPAVTPSSLASVIPSSGVVTPPPVATPLPVSPLSRSFALQTDPFTSQPPSADPLPRTSPHSTSVTPQLEKLSKATATRSPATPPPDSPHPGDTDDSGKAGHISIPSPLPVNQEVSSPSSPEAGHPDPSYLLDVPGKSLEEGTSCGVATESMAWRGVPLPSWWEKSGSLPLRLRPNKFPRV, encoded by the exons ATGGAGGCGGAACGGTTCCTGCTCAAGTGGAACAACCACCAGACCAACCTGGTGACGGTGTTCGACCAGCTGTACGAACAGGAGGCCTTCACGGACGTCACCCTCGCCTGTGATGGGCGTACCTTCGCTGCCCACAAGGTGATCCTGTCGGCGTGCAGCCCTTACTTCCAGGCGCTGTTCCTCGGCAATCCCTGCAAGCACCCTATCATCTTCATGCGGGACGTGCGTGCCGGCGACATGGAGGCGCTGCTCAGCTTCATGTACCGCGGCGAGATCAACGTGCACCAGCATGACCTGTCCTCCTTCCTGCGCACCGCCGAGAGTCTGCAGATCAAGGGTCTGTCAGACTCCTCAGAGAGACACAAGGAGACCTCCAAGATCCTGGAGGCCATGGAGAGAAAGTTCTGTTCCTCCGGCATGCAGcaggcgcagcagcagcagcagccacaacCTGCGCTCAACGCATGCACCCCAGTGGTGGGCGCCGCCCTTGGGGGCGCGCTGGTGCCCACCGTCGGGGCCGGCGACTCTCCGCCGCCAGCCGCTAAGAAATTCAAGTCCCTGGAGGACCTGCCTCGCATCCTGCCCAAGATGAAGCCGCTGGCCACGCCCCCCGGCCTGGTGACGCCTGTGCCTGGTTTGCTTACACCCATTACCCTCGCCGCCACCGTCATGAAGAACGCTGCGCATGCCGCCCACGCCGCCCAAAACGCTCGCGTCAGTCCGCCCACGCCCGAGACCACCAACTCCTCACCCACCACCGACGCCTCAACGCCCCCGAAAGACCGCAAGAAG GTGACTCACACAGTCATCGAGGTGGACAGAGGACAGGAGGACTGCAAAACTACCTTCATT GAAGGATACATAAGCGGGGACTCGCCTCACCCCGTCTACCTGGTGTCTAGCGTCGGGGGAGTCGCTGCTGCCACTTCAGGGAACTCTACGCCGTCCCacgaggtgaaggtggaggaagaggacccgCTCGACGAAACCAACTCCTTCTCAGATGATCCCACCTCAGGACTCGGGGACAATGATGACAGCTccatg GACCCTGTCACAGCGAGGGGCCTCCCGTGCCCTGTGCTAGAGGATGCCACTGTCAAGGTGAAACCAAGTGAAGTGCCGGAGCGTGCTACTGTCAAGACCGAGCCAATTGAAGTGCCAGAGGATGCCACTGTCAAGATGGAGCCATGTGAAGTGCCGTCCAGTTGTGGCTCTCCGCCGGTTGCCACAAAGAATGAATCTGCATACCTTGCAAGCTTGCATGagtactctcccttctccctctccagcGGATTCCAGCAAGACCAGTACTGCGCCATTCAGCCCGTGTTGGTGGCCCTGCCCCGCGGCCAGCAGAATGAGGCCACCGAACGCTCAGAGCAAGACAAAGTCACCCCCAGTTCCTTAGAGGAGGCGGCTGTTGCGTCATGTTCTAGAGACCATACGTATCCGGTCACCGCCCAGCCACGCCCCGCTACCGCCTTCGCCTTACCCGCCCATTACCGCTGCAGCACCTGTAGTAAAGTGTTTCCCCGGGGTCGGCGGCACCGTTACCTGTCCCACGTGCGAACCCATACTGGAGAACGGCCCTATCAGTGTCCCTCCTGTGGCCGCACCTTCGGGAGGCGGGACCATCTACAAGTGCACTTCAGGCTGCACACAGGTGAACGGCCCTTTCAGTGTTCAACCTGCAGTGCTGCCTTCACCCACAAGGTGTCACTCAGAAACCACAAGTGCCCCATCCCTCAGGAAAGCGGCGTGGCTGGCCAAGACCTCGACTCCAGCCCAAACCCTGTCACTCAATCCATCCCTACCGTCACCCCGTCCAGCCCTGTCTCCATTCCATCCATCCCTGCCGTCACCCGATCCAGTCCTGTCTCCTCTACTTCATCCATCCCTACCGTTATCTCATCCAACCCAGCCTCTATCACCACATTCATCTCTGCCATCACCCCTTCCAGCCCACCCTCTTTCACTTCATCCATCCCTGCTGTCACTCCGTCCAGCCTAGCCTCAGTCATTCCATCCAGCGGTGTTGTTACCCCACCTCCTGTCGCCACCCCTCTTCCTGTCTCGCCGCTTTCCCGTTCCTTTGCGTTACAGACAGACCCCTTCACTTCCCAGCCTCCCTCCGCTGATCCCCTACCGCGAACAAGTCCACATTCTACGTCTGTCACGCCGCAGCTAGAGAAACTGTCTAAAGCTACCGCCACTCGGTCCCCAGCAACGCCTCCCCCGGACTCGCCCCATCCTGGCGACACTGATGATTCGGGGAAGGCTGGGCacatttccattccttcccctctccccgtcAACCAGGAAGTTTCTTCGCCGAGTTCCCCTGAAGCTGGCCATCCAGACCCATCATATCTCCTGGACGTTCCTGGAAAGAGTCTGGAAGAGGGAACGTCATGCGGAGTGGCGACGGAGAGCATGGCTTGGCGGGGGGTGCCTCTCCCCTCCTGGTGGGAAAAGTCTGGGTCCCTACCACTGAGACTCAGACCCAATAAATTTCCccgagtatga